A single region of the Streptomyces sp. NBC_01803 genome encodes:
- the eccE gene encoding type VII secretion protein EccE: MATAATAARAGADRSARGVAPRALPGPGGLLPLWPLLCLQTAGGLVLGAVAADSPLLGALAVVPVALLALVLVAWRQGEPLPVWIGSALALRRRRRAAAVPLPAGEDPLFSLAAECRPGLRGYPFAARGGRGGRERREVGMAGDGGTLTVVLRVEAAPAPLQPGHAVRPLPLSLLHDALETDGISLESVQSVQYTQPAPAPTLPERSVAGTSYALLQERGAAAPALRLTWVALRLDPELCPRAVAERGGGLVGAQRCLARAADQLASRLTGAGFTATVLTQAELLSAVAACTSSDPAATTLIGRGDGPRRRRTAEGPRVWRCDDRWHSTFRVARWPVLGPDATPLPGLVALLTSLPAFATTFALTLRRRGRGAVELSGHVRITGRGEEELRVAGGQLLRAARAARVGLARMDRQQLPGVQATLPLGGVR; the protein is encoded by the coding sequence ATGGCGACTGCCGCGACGGCCGCGAGGGCGGGGGCGGACCGGTCGGCCCGGGGAGTGGCGCCGCGGGCGCTGCCCGGGCCCGGCGGGCTGCTTCCGCTGTGGCCGCTGCTGTGTCTCCAAACCGCGGGCGGGCTGGTGCTGGGCGCGGTGGCGGCGGACAGCCCGCTGCTCGGCGCGCTGGCCGTGGTGCCCGTGGCGTTGCTGGCGCTGGTGCTCGTCGCCTGGCGGCAGGGGGAGCCGCTGCCGGTGTGGATCGGCTCGGCGCTGGCGCTGCGGCGCAGGCGGCGGGCGGCGGCGGTGCCGTTGCCCGCGGGCGAGGACCCGTTGTTCTCGCTGGCCGCCGAGTGCCGCCCGGGGCTGCGGGGTTATCCGTTCGCGGCGCGCGGCGGGCGCGGCGGCCGGGAGCGGCGCGAGGTCGGCATGGCCGGGGATGGCGGGACGCTGACGGTGGTGCTGCGGGTGGAGGCGGCGCCGGCGCCGCTCCAGCCGGGCCACGCGGTCAGGCCGCTGCCGCTGTCGCTGCTCCACGACGCGCTGGAGACCGACGGCATCAGTCTGGAGTCCGTGCAGTCGGTGCAGTACACGCAGCCCGCCCCGGCGCCGACGCTGCCGGAGCGCTCGGTGGCCGGGACGAGTTACGCGCTGCTCCAGGAGCGAGGGGCCGCCGCGCCCGCGCTGCGGCTGACCTGGGTGGCGCTGCGGCTGGATCCCGAGCTGTGCCCACGCGCGGTCGCGGAGCGCGGTGGCGGCCTGGTGGGCGCGCAGCGCTGTCTGGCGCGCGCCGCCGACCAGTTGGCGAGCAGGCTGACCGGTGCGGGCTTCACGGCGACGGTGCTGACGCAGGCCGAGCTGCTGTCGGCGGTGGCCGCGTGCACCAGCTCGGACCCGGCGGCGACGACGCTGATAGGCCGCGGCGACGGGCCGCGGCGACGGCGGACGGCCGAGGGACCGCGGGTCTGGCGGTGCGACGACCGGTGGCACTCGACGTTCCGGGTGGCGCGCTGGCCGGTGCTCGGTCCCGACGCGACGCCGCTGCCGGGGCTGGTGGCGCTGCTGACGTCGTTGCCCGCCTTCGCCACGACGTTCGCGCTGACCCTGCGGCGACGGGGGCGCGGCGCGGTCGAGTTGAGCGGCCATGTGCGGATCACCGGGCGGGGTGAGGAGGAGCTGCGGGTGGCCGGCGGTCAGTTGCTGCGGGCCGCGCGGGCCGCCCGGGTGGGGCTGGCGCGGATGGACCGGCAGCAGTTGCCGGGCGTCCAGGCGACGTTGCCGCTGGGCGGGGTGCGCTGA
- a CDS encoding SCO5717 family growth-regulating ATPase — MNSDRDRVRTAEETSADERPDDELLEEDSESTGQFTIDYTPPAWYSGGGAATGDDTAAPAPQPAAAPEPPSAGPPPAGPGDVVSGETMKFSGPPQAGPAAPAAPAAPADAPRATPTPPPPPSPPGGLPPLPPDFQLRPPTAPPAPPPAFPAPAPAPEPEPAAETPTGEVAGAEPVLSDHAVVFAPVRADRPEEPEERGIEVEFARPATMPEPALDAEPEDEQGPEPLDAEASQPGLMAPPLGLPMPPGMAAPQTPAPPPAGGTDPRSALGTPAPAGQPFPPAQPFPRQSVPAEERPAAPQPPQPPQSPPRPGPPAPWQPEPAPGQPSLPQLPQSAAVPEQFGQWPDPAAGQPALPQPPAPQPFGQQPEPTAGPPAPPQFPQQSGPPAPPQFPQQSGPPAPPQFPQQQAQAYQPDPAAAQPPPQQLPQPPAPRSGRPALPPAAPQDQRDTTGWPDPQQYSGQMQPGALGYTASVELSSDRLLQDKRRNRPRSQPASKPASRFRIGGKTADADRQRKLDIIRTPVLSCYRIAVISLKGGVGKTTTTTALGATLASERQDKVIAIDANPDAGTLGRRVRRETGATIRDLVGAIPYLNSYMDIRRFTSQAPSGLEILANDVDPAISTTFNDEDYRRVIDVLGKQYPIILTDSGTGLLYSAMRGVLDLAHQLIIVSTPSVDGASSASTTLDWLSAHGYGDLVRRSVTVISGVRETGRLVKVDDIVAHFRTRCRGVVVAPFDEHLAAGAELDLDLMRPKTRQAYFDLAALIAEDFARVQQEQGLWTPDGGMPPHMAPPLPGQGQGQGQGQGPQGYGYPQHAQPPAQPPGYGYPQQQPPQQPQQQPPYGYPQQPGPWPQQPPQAPPH; from the coding sequence GTGAACAGCGACCGGGACAGGGTTCGCACCGCGGAGGAGACCTCCGCCGACGAACGCCCCGATGACGAGCTCCTTGAGGAGGACTCGGAGAGCACGGGGCAGTTCACCATCGACTACACACCGCCCGCCTGGTATTCGGGCGGGGGTGCCGCCACGGGTGACGACACCGCCGCCCCCGCGCCCCAGCCCGCCGCCGCCCCGGAGCCGCCCAGCGCGGGTCCGCCCCCGGCGGGGCCAGGTGACGTGGTGAGCGGGGAGACGATGAAGTTCTCCGGGCCGCCGCAGGCCGGTCCGGCCGCTCCGGCCGCTCCGGCAGCGCCGGCCGACGCTCCGCGGGCCACGCCGACACCCCCGCCGCCGCCCAGCCCGCCGGGCGGACTGCCGCCGCTGCCGCCGGACTTCCAGCTCAGGCCGCCGACGGCACCACCCGCCCCGCCGCCGGCCTTCCCGGCGCCCGCGCCCGCACCGGAGCCGGAGCCGGCTGCGGAGACGCCGACCGGCGAGGTGGCCGGCGCCGAGCCCGTGCTGTCGGACCACGCCGTGGTCTTCGCCCCGGTGCGCGCCGACCGGCCGGAGGAGCCCGAGGAGCGCGGCATCGAGGTCGAGTTCGCGCGCCCGGCCACCATGCCCGAGCCCGCGCTCGACGCGGAGCCCGAGGACGAGCAGGGGCCGGAGCCGCTGGACGCGGAAGCGTCGCAGCCGGGCCTCATGGCCCCGCCGCTGGGCCTCCCCATGCCGCCCGGCATGGCGGCGCCCCAGACGCCGGCCCCGCCGCCGGCGGGCGGGACCGACCCGAGGAGCGCGCTGGGCACGCCCGCCCCGGCGGGACAGCCGTTCCCTCCCGCCCAGCCGTTCCCGCGCCAGTCCGTGCCCGCGGAGGAGCGGCCCGCGGCACCGCAGCCGCCGCAGCCGCCGCAGTCCCCACCGCGACCCGGCCCGCCCGCGCCGTGGCAGCCGGAGCCGGCCCCCGGACAGCCGTCGCTGCCGCAGCTCCCCCAGTCGGCCGCCGTGCCGGAGCAGTTCGGGCAGTGGCCCGACCCGGCCGCCGGACAGCCCGCGCTTCCCCAGCCGCCCGCACCGCAGCCGTTCGGGCAGCAGCCGGAGCCGACCGCCGGCCCGCCCGCGCCGCCGCAGTTCCCCCAGCAGTCCGGCCCGCCCGCGCCGCCGCAGTTCCCCCAGCAGTCCGGCCCGCCCGCGCCGCCGCAGTTCCCGCAGCAGCAGGCGCAGGCGTATCAGCCGGACCCGGCCGCCGCGCAGCCCCCGCCGCAGCAGCTCCCGCAGCCCCCCGCGCCGCGGTCCGGCCGGCCCGCGCTGCCGCCCGCCGCCCCGCAGGACCAACGGGACACCACGGGCTGGCCGGACCCACAGCAGTACTCGGGCCAGATGCAGCCGGGCGCGCTGGGCTACACGGCCTCCGTCGAGCTTTCCTCCGACCGCCTGTTGCAGGACAAGCGGCGGAACAGGCCGCGTTCGCAGCCCGCGAGCAAGCCCGCGTCCCGCTTCCGGATCGGCGGCAAGACGGCCGACGCCGACCGCCAGCGCAAGCTGGACATCATCCGCACCCCGGTCCTGTCGTGCTACCGCATCGCGGTGATCAGCCTCAAGGGCGGCGTGGGCAAGACCACGACGACCACGGCGCTGGGCGCCACCCTCGCGAGCGAGCGCCAGGACAAGGTCATCGCGATCGACGCCAACCCCGACGCCGGCACACTCGGCCGCCGGGTGCGCCGCGAGACCGGCGCCACCATCCGGGACCTGGTCGGCGCGATCCCCTATCTCAACAGCTACATGGATATCCGCCGGTTCACCTCGCAGGCGCCGTCGGGCCTGGAGATCCTGGCGAACGACGTGGACCCGGCGATCTCCACCACGTTCAACGACGAGGACTACCGGCGCGTCATCGACGTCCTGGGCAAGCAGTACCCGATCATCCTCACCGACTCCGGCACCGGGCTGCTGTACAGCGCGATGCGCGGGGTGCTCGACCTCGCGCACCAGCTCATCATCGTCTCCACGCCCTCGGTGGACGGCGCGAGCAGCGCCAGCACCACCCTGGACTGGCTGTCGGCGCACGGGTACGGCGATCTCGTCCGGCGCAGCGTGACCGTGATCTCCGGTGTCCGGGAGACCGGCAGGCTGGTCAAGGTCGACGACATCGTGGCCCACTTCCGCACCCGCTGCCGCGGCGTGGTGGTGGCGCCCTTCGACGAGCACCTGGCGGCCGGCGCCGAGCTGGATCTGGACCTGATGCGGCCCAAGACCCGGCAGGCGTACTTCGATCTCGCCGCGCTCATCGCCGAGGACTTCGCGCGCGTGCAGCAGGAGCAGGGGCTGTGGACGCCGGACGGCGGCATGCCGCCACACATGGCGCCCCCGCTGCCCGGACAGGGACAGGGACAGGGACAGGGACAGGGCCCTCAGGGCTACGGCTACCCACAGCACGCCCAGCCCCCGGCGCAGCCGCCCGGGTACGGCTATCCGCAGCAGCAGCCACCCCAGCAGCCCCAGCAGCAGCCCCCGTACGGGTATCCCCAGCAGCCGGGCCCCTGGCCGCAGCAGCCGCCGCAGGCCCCGCCGCACTGA
- a CDS encoding bifunctional riboflavin kinase/FAD synthetase, producing the protein MQRWRDMADIPDDWGRSVVTIGSYDGVHRGHQLIIGRAVAFGREFGVPTVVVTFDPHPKEVTRPGTHPPLLATHDRRAELMAGLGVDAVLVLPFTQGFSQLSPSEFVVKLLVERLHARAVVEGPNFRFGHRAAGTVETLAELGKTYDFDVHVIDLFAPGGAADGEPLSSSLARRQILEGDVAGASRVLGRPHRVEGTVVHGAHRGRELGIPTANLDTVRYAAVPADGVYAGWLLTEAGERLPAAVSVGTNPHFHGTRRTVEAYALDRTDLDLYDQWAAIEFQSFVRGQESFDSLDALMERIAEDIRQVRGLTREG; encoded by the coding sequence GTGCAGCGCTGGCGTGACATGGCGGACATCCCCGACGACTGGGGACGCAGCGTCGTCACCATCGGTTCGTACGACGGGGTGCACCGAGGACATCAGCTCATCATCGGCCGGGCCGTGGCGTTCGGGCGGGAGTTCGGCGTGCCCACCGTGGTGGTGACCTTCGATCCGCACCCGAAGGAGGTGACCCGGCCGGGCACTCATCCGCCGCTGCTCGCCACGCACGACAGGCGGGCCGAGCTGATGGCCGGGCTCGGGGTGGACGCCGTGCTGGTGCTGCCGTTCACCCAGGGGTTCTCGCAGCTCTCGCCGTCGGAGTTCGTGGTCAAGCTGCTCGTGGAGCGGCTGCACGCGCGCGCCGTGGTCGAGGGCCCCAACTTCCGCTTCGGGCACCGGGCGGCGGGCACGGTGGAGACCCTGGCCGAGCTCGGCAAGACCTATGACTTCGACGTGCACGTCATCGACCTGTTCGCGCCCGGCGGCGCGGCGGACGGGGAGCCGCTCTCCTCGTCGCTGGCCAGACGGCAGATCCTGGAGGGCGACGTGGCGGGCGCCTCCCGGGTCCTCGGCCGCCCGCACCGCGTCGAGGGCACCGTGGTCCACGGAGCCCACCGCGGGCGGGAGTTGGGTATCCCCACGGCGAACCTCGACACCGTGCGGTACGCAGCGGTCCCGGCGGACGGCGTGTACGCGGGATGGCTTCTCACCGAGGCGGGGGAGCGGCTGCCCGCCGCCGTCTCGGTCGGCACCAACCCGCACTTCCACGGCACGCGGCGGACGGTCGAGGCATACGCGCTGGACCGGACCGACCTCGACCTCTACGACCAGTGGGCCGCCATCGAGTTCCAGTCGTTCGTGCGCGGCCAGGAGTCGTTCGACTCGCTCGACGCGCTGATGGAGCGGATCGCGGAGGACATCCGTCAGGTGCGCGGGCTGACGCGCGAGGGCTGA
- the truB gene encoding tRNA pseudouridine(55) synthase TruB produces MSRSTAERRADGPDGLVVVDKPAGFTSHDVVAVMRGIARTRRVGHAGTLDPMATGVLLLGLGKATRLLGHLALTEKEYTGTIRLGQATVTDDAEGEVTARAGAAGVDRVALDAGVAALTGDILQIPAKVSAVKIDGERSYRRVLAGEDVELPARPVTVRSFTAHEVTELIAGDGTVVTDLAVSVVCSSGTYIRALARDLGAALGTGGHLTALRRTRVGPYLLDAARTLDELRAEPSVLPLGAAAAAAFPRWDVDGRQAELLGNGARITTPELPAGPVAVFGPEDRFIALIEASGERSKSLAVFT; encoded by the coding sequence ATGAGCCGTAGCACCGCCGAGCGCCGCGCGGACGGTCCGGACGGGCTGGTCGTGGTCGACAAGCCCGCCGGGTTCACCTCGCACGACGTGGTCGCCGTCATGCGGGGCATCGCCCGCACCCGCCGGGTCGGGCACGCCGGGACGCTGGACCCGATGGCCACCGGCGTTCTCCTGCTCGGCCTGGGCAAGGCCACCCGGCTGCTGGGCCACCTGGCGCTGACGGAGAAGGAGTACACCGGAACCATCCGGCTCGGCCAGGCCACCGTGACCGATGACGCCGAGGGCGAGGTCACCGCGCGCGCCGGGGCCGCGGGCGTGGACCGAGTCGCCCTCGACGCCGGGGTGGCCGCGCTGACCGGTGACATCCTGCAGATCCCGGCCAAGGTCAGCGCGGTGAAGATCGACGGCGAGCGCTCTTACCGGCGGGTGCTGGCGGGCGAGGACGTGGAGCTCCCGGCCCGGCCGGTCACCGTCCGCTCGTTCACCGCGCACGAGGTCACCGAGCTGATCGCCGGGGACGGCACCGTCGTCACCGACCTGGCGGTGTCCGTCGTCTGCTCGTCCGGCACCTATATCCGGGCCCTGGCCCGCGATCTGGGCGCCGCGCTGGGCACCGGCGGGCATCTGACGGCGCTGCGCCGCACCCGCGTCGGCCCGTACCTGCTCGACGCCGCCCGCACCCTGGACGAGCTGCGGGCGGAGCCGTCCGTGCTGCCCCTCGGCGCGGCGGCGGCAGCGGCGTTCCCCCGCTGGGACGTGGACGGCCGGCAGGCCGAGCTGCTCGGCAACGGCGCCCGGATCACCACCCCCGAGCTGCCCGCCGGACCGGTCGCCGTCTTCGGGCCCGAAGACCGTTTCATCGCACTGATCGAGGCGTCGGGAGAGCGCTCGAAGAGCCTCGCCGTCTTCACCTGA
- the rbfA gene encoding 30S ribosome-binding factor RbfA: MADKARAKRLADLIREVVAEKLHRDIKDPRLGTRVTITDTRVTGDLREATVFYTVYGDEADREEVAAGLRSAKGVLRSAVGAAAGVKHTPSLEFVPDALPETTRNLDDLFVRARERDEQVRRASAGAEYAAGADPYVKDDEDAGDAGDAGDDEEGEAADRAGGAVAAPDGTLGDAADED; this comes from the coding sequence GTGGCCGACAAGGCGCGGGCCAAGAGGCTGGCGGACCTCATCCGTGAGGTGGTGGCCGAGAAGCTGCACCGGGACATCAAGGACCCGAGGCTGGGCACGAGGGTCACCATCACCGACACCCGGGTCACCGGGGATCTGCGGGAGGCGACCGTCTTCTACACGGTGTACGGCGACGAGGCCGACCGCGAGGAGGTGGCCGCCGGGCTGCGCAGCGCCAAGGGCGTGCTGCGCTCGGCGGTCGGCGCGGCGGCGGGCGTGAAGCACACGCCCAGCCTTGAGTTCGTCCCGGACGCGCTGCCCGAGACCACGCGCAACCTGGACGATCTGTTCGTGCGGGCGAGGGAGCGTGACGAGCAGGTGCGGCGGGCCTCGGCGGGCGCCGAGTACGCGGCCGGCGCCGATCCGTACGTCAAGGACGACGAGGATGCCGGGGATGCCGGGGACGCCGGGGATGACGAGGAGGGCGAGGCCGCCGACAGGGCCGGGGGAGCCGTCGCCGCCCCCGACGGCACGCTGGGCGACGCGGCGGACGAGGACTGA
- a CDS encoding DUF503 domain-containing protein — MYTGTLSFDLLLGDVHSLKQKRSVVRPIVAELRRAYAVSAAEVGDQDLHRRAEIGLAVVSGDAAHLTDVLDRCERWVAARPEVELLSVRRRIHGDDDE; from the coding sequence ATGTATACCGGGACGTTGTCCTTCGACCTGCTGCTCGGCGATGTTCACTCGCTGAAGCAGAAGCGCTCCGTGGTACGGCCGATCGTGGCGGAACTGCGCCGCGCTTACGCGGTGAGCGCCGCCGAGGTGGGCGACCAGGATCTCCACCGCCGGGCTGAGATCGGTCTGGCCGTGGTCTCCGGGGACGCCGCGCATCTCACCGACGTTCTCGACAGGTGTGAGCGGTGGGTGGCCGCCCGCCCCGAGGTTGAGCTGCTGTCGGTGCGGCGGCGGATCCACGGTGACGACGACGAGTAG
- the infB gene encoding translation initiation factor IF-2 — MAKVRVYELAKELGVESKVVMAKLQELGEFVRSASSTIEAPVVRKLTDAFSGNGGRKAAKPGVPGGAPRPGAPRPGAMSPRPPAPKPGVAAPKPSGAAPKPATPGVTPKPAVRPGPAAPEFTQPTSAGTGTGETAPPRSGAPRPATGGGPSAPGPRPGARPAPAKPAAAAPKPAPAKPAGSKPAGRPAGPRPGNNPFTTSGSTGMARPQAAPRPGPAPRPAGGPGQGGPRPGGQDRPGPRPQAPGGGRAATPGNMPRPQGAAPGGARPGPGGSRPNPGMMPQRPSAAGRPGGGPGGPGARPGGGGGGARPGGGGGGFAGRGPRPGGGGGGGGFAGGGGRPGTGTRPGGGGFGGGGGRPGGGGGFGGGPGGGGRPGGPGGRGGTQGAFGRPGGPARRGRKSKRQRRQEYEAMQAPSIGGVMLPRGKGETIRLSRGASLTDFAEKINANPASLVQVMFNLGEMVTATQSVSDETLQLLADEMNYTIQIVSPEEEDRELLESFDIEFGEDEGGEEALVSRPPVVTVMGHVDHGKTRLLDAIRKTNVIEGEAGGITQHIGAYQVSTEVNGEDRAITFIDTPGHEAFTAMRARGAKSTDIAILVVAANDGVMPQTVEALNHAKAADVPIVVAVNKIDVEGADPVKVRGQLTEFGLVAEEYGGDTMFVDISARQGTNIDGLLEAVILTADASLDLRANPKQDAQGIAIEAHLDRGRGAVATVLVQRGTLRVGDTMVVGDAHGRVRAMLDDAGRSLAEAGPSTPVLVQGLTNVPGAGDNFLVVGEDRTARQIAEKRAARERNAAFAKRTRRVSLEDLDKVLKAGEIQQLNLIIKGDASGSVEALESSLLQLDVGEGVDLRVLHRGVGAVTETDIDLAAGSNAIVMGFNVRAEGRATQAAEREGVDVRYYSVIYQAIEEIEAALKGLLKPEYEEVELGTAEIREVFRSSKLGNIAGVLIRSGEVRRNSKARLVRDGKVVAENLNIEGLRRFKDDVTEIREGFEGGINLGNFNDIKVDDVIATYEMREKPRA; from the coding sequence GTGGCTAAGGTCCGGGTATACGAGCTCGCCAAGGAGCTTGGAGTGGAGAGCAAGGTCGTCATGGCCAAGCTCCAAGAACTTGGTGAATTCGTCCGTTCGGCGTCCTCGACGATCGAGGCGCCAGTAGTGCGAAAGCTGACCGACGCGTTCAGCGGCAACGGCGGCAGGAAGGCCGCCAAGCCGGGTGTTCCCGGTGGCGCGCCCAGGCCGGGTGCCCCCAGGCCGGGCGCCATGTCCCCCCGGCCGCCCGCGCCCAAGCCGGGCGTAGCGGCCCCCAAGCCGAGTGGTGCGGCTCCCAAGCCGGCCACCCCCGGTGTCACGCCGAAGCCGGCCGTCAGGCCGGGTCCCGCGGCACCCGAGTTCACCCAGCCGACCAGTGCCGGCACCGGCACCGGCGAGACCGCGCCGCCGCGTTCGGGCGCGCCCAGGCCGGCCACCGGCGGCGGCCCGTCCGCCCCGGGCCCGCGTCCGGGCGCCAGGCCCGCGCCGGCCAAGCCGGCCGCCGCGGCGCCGAAGCCCGCGCCGGCCAAGCCCGCCGGATCCAAGCCGGCCGGCCGTCCGGCCGGTCCGCGTCCCGGCAACAACCCCTTCACGACCAGCGGTTCCACCGGCATGGCGCGCCCGCAGGCGGCGCCCCGTCCCGGCCCCGCGCCGCGTCCGGCCGGCGGCCCCGGCCAAGGCGGTCCGCGTCCCGGCGGGCAGGACCGTCCCGGTCCGCGCCCGCAGGCGCCCGGTGGCGGCCGTGCCGCCACCCCGGGCAACATGCCGCGTCCGCAGGGCGCGGCCCCCGGCGGTGCGCGTCCGGGCCCGGGCGGTAGCCGTCCGAACCCGGGCATGATGCCGCAGCGGCCCTCCGCGGCCGGCCGTCCCGGTGGCGGTCCCGGTGGCCCCGGCGCCCGTCCGGGTGGCGGTGGCGGCGGTGCGCGTCCGGGTGGCGGTGGCGGCGGCTTCGCCGGCCGCGGCCCGCGTCCCGGTGGCGGCGGTGGCGGCGGCGGCTTCGCCGGCGGCGGTGGCCGTCCCGGCACCGGCACCCGTCCGGGTGGCGGCGGCTTCGGCGGCGGCGGTGGCCGTCCCGGTGGTGGCGGCGGCTTCGGCGGCGGCCCGGGCGGCGGTGGCCGTCCCGGCGGTCCCGGTGGCCGTGGCGGTACGCAGGGCGCGTTCGGCCGTCCCGGCGGTCCGGCCCGGCGTGGCCGGAAGTCGAAGCGGCAGCGGCGCCAGGAGTACGAGGCCATGCAGGCCCCGTCCATCGGCGGTGTGATGCTGCCGCGCGGCAAGGGCGAGACGATCCGTCTCTCCCGTGGCGCCTCCCTGACCGACTTCGCGGAGAAGATCAACGCCAACCCCGCGTCCCTGGTCCAGGTCATGTTCAACCTGGGCGAGATGGTCACCGCGACCCAGTCGGTCTCGGACGAGACGCTGCAGCTCCTCGCCGACGAGATGAACTACACCATTCAGATCGTCAGCCCGGAGGAGGAGGACCGCGAGCTGCTCGAGTCCTTCGACATCGAGTTCGGCGAGGACGAGGGCGGCGAGGAGGCCCTGGTCTCCAGGCCGCCGGTCGTCACCGTCATGGGCCACGTCGACCACGGCAAGACCCGCCTGCTGGACGCGATCCGCAAGACCAACGTCATCGAGGGCGAGGCCGGCGGCATCACCCAGCACATCGGTGCCTACCAGGTCTCGACCGAGGTCAACGGCGAGGACCGGGCGATCACGTTCATCGACACCCCGGGCCACGAGGCGTTCACCGCCATGCGTGCCCGCGGTGCCAAGTCGACGGACATCGCGATCCTCGTGGTCGCGGCCAACGACGGCGTGATGCCGCAGACGGTCGAGGCGCTCAACCACGCCAAGGCCGCCGACGTGCCGATCGTCGTCGCCGTCAACAAGATCGACGTCGAGGGCGCCGACCCGGTCAAGGTGCGCGGCCAGCTCACCGAGTTCGGGCTGGTGGCGGAGGAGTACGGCGGCGACACCATGTTCGTCGACATCTCCGCGCGCCAGGGGACGAACATCGACGGGCTGCTGGAAGCCGTCATCCTGACCGCCGACGCCTCGCTCGACCTGCGGGCCAACCCGAAGCAGGACGCCCAGGGCATCGCGATCGAGGCACACCTCGACCGGGGCCGGGGCGCCGTGGCCACCGTGCTCGTCCAGCGCGGCACACTGCGGGTCGGCGACACGATGGTGGTGGGCGACGCCCACGGCCGCGTCCGGGCGATGCTCGACGACGCGGGCCGGAGCCTCGCCGAGGCCGGGCCGTCGACGCCCGTCCTGGTGCAGGGTCTGACCAACGTGCCGGGTGCCGGGGACAACTTCCTGGTGGTCGGTGAGGACCGCACCGCGCGGCAGATCGCAGAGAAGCGTGCCGCCCGCGAGCGGAACGCGGCGTTCGCCAAGCGCACCCGCAGGGTCTCTCTGGAGGACCTGGACAAGGTGCTCAAGGCGGGCGAGATCCAGCAGCTCAACCTCATCATCAAGGGCGACGCCTCCGGTTCGGTCGAGGCCCTGGAGTCCTCGCTGCTCCAGCTCGACGTCGGCGAGGGTGTGGACCTGCGGGTCCTGCACCGGGGTGTCGGCGCGGTCACCGAGACCGACATCGACCTCGCGGCCGGCTCCAACGCCATCGTCATGGGCTTCAACGTGCGCGCCGAGGGGCGTGCCACGCAGGCGGCCGAACGCGAGGGTGTGGACGTCCGGTACTACTCGGTCATCTACCAGGCGATCGAGGAGATCGAGGCGGCCCTGAAGGGCCTGCTGAAGCCGGAGTACGAGGAGGTCGAGCTCGGCACGGCGGAGATTCGCGAGGTCTTCCGCTCGTCCAAGCTGGGCAACATCGCGGGTGTCCTCATCCGCTCGGGCGAGGTCAGGCGGAACAGCAAGGCCCGCCTGGTCCGCGACGGCAAGGTCGTCGCGGAGAACCTCAACATCGAGGGTCTGCGCCGCTTCAAGGACGACGTCACCGAGATCAGGGAAGGGTTCGAGGGCGGTATCAACCTCGGGAACTTCAACGACATCAAGGTCGACGACGTCATCGCGACGTACGAGATGCGGGAGAAGCCCCGCGCGTGA
- a CDS encoding YlxR family protein: MSSRTRASVCPERTCVGCRQRSARDGLLRVALVEGRCVPDLRGTLPGRGAYVHPTPACLELAVRRRAFPRALRVQGPLDTGGLRRAVGQDAAQEP, from the coding sequence GTGTCTAGCCGGACGCGGGCTTCTGTCTGCCCGGAGCGCACCTGTGTGGGTTGCCGGCAGCGCTCAGCCCGAGACGGACTGCTGCGTGTGGCGCTGGTCGAGGGTCGCTGTGTCCCCGACCTTCGCGGTACGCTGCCCGGTCGGGGTGCGTATGTGCATCCCACGCCGGCCTGTCTGGAGCTGGCGGTGCGCCGTCGGGCGTTTCCCAGGGCCCTCAGGGTCCAGGGACCGCTCGACACCGGCGGGCTGCGGCGGGCGGTCGGCCAGGACGCAGCGCAAGAACCGTAA